DNA sequence from the Pelagibaculum spongiae genome:
AGGTCGCGCCATATGCATAGGCATTGGCGGTCATTTTAGTCGACATTTCAGCGGTAATCTGGCCACCACGCTCTTTGTGATAATAAGCATCTAATGATAAATCTTGTAAGCTCAGTAGTTTTTCACCACTGGTGCGTTCAATAATATCTTTCTGATGGATATCTAATGTTTCTGCTTTTTTCTCAAGCATTAATGCCGCATGGTCAAGAATCTTTTTACGCAGTTTTTCTGCAGCACCGGCTACCGCAGGGCTGGCAACATAGGTTTGACGAGAAGCAAACGCTCCTGGGTCAAATGGTGTGCTGTCAGTATCCTGAGTAGAGACCACTCGAATCATATCAACCGATATACCTAATCGTTCTGCCGCCATTTGCGCAAAAACCGTGTCAGAACCCTGGCCTATTTCAACCGCTCCAACATGTAAATTGGCTGAGCCGTCCTGGTTCAATACCATTCTTGCACCAGCGATTTCTACACCAGCAGGATAAGTACCACTGCCGTAGGCAAAGCAGGCAACACCGACACCGCGACGAACTCGACCGGTCTGCTGCTGTAATTCTTTTCGCCGCTGATCCCAATTAAGAATGTCACGACCTTTTTGCAAACACTCAATTAAACCGCAACTATCAATTGCCTTACCAGAAAGCGGATTAATATCACCAGCAACTGCAGCATTTTTGATTCGGAAATCTACCGGGTCCATGCCAATTTTGGCTGCGGCTTGTTCCATCATATTATCAACCGCAAAAATAATTTGTGGCGAACCATAACCACGCATCGCGCCGCCGGCAGGCAGGGTCGAATAAAATGTTTTTGCGTTATAACGAAGCGCTGTCCGCGGATATAATGGTGCTAACTTACTACCGGCTGCCTTACAAATGGAATGACCATGGGAAGCATATGCACCGGTATTAGAAAGCACATCTAATGACAGTCCTTTTAAAGTGCCGTCATTATTAACACCAGCTTTAATTTTGACATCAAATGGGTGACGAACCCGAGTCGCTACCATATTTTCTTCGCGGGTCATTTCAATTCTAACCGGCAAACCACCCAGCTTTTTAGTCAGGAACGCCAGCATGGGTTCAAGCACGACATCTTGCTTATTACCAAAACCACCACCGATTGCCGGTTTAATCACCCGAATTTGGTGCAATGGCATATCGAGTGACTGGGCAACAATTCGGCGGCAAATATGGGGGATTTGGGTAGAAGAAACCACCACGATATAATCCAGATCATCCATATAGGCATAGCCAACATGGGTTTCCATATGGCAATGCTGCACCATTTGCGTAGTGTAACGGCCATTTAAAAGATGATCGGCATCGGCCAATGATTGCTCAACATTACCCAGAACATATTCATGGGCACCGCATTCATTTACTGATGTTGTACCTTTACCTGGATGAAGATCTTCTGCATCAATTTGATAAGCCTGCTCAGCCGTCAGAATCGGTGGTAACTCTTGATACTCAACTTCGATCAAT
Encoded proteins:
- the xdhA gene encoding xanthine dehydrogenase subunit XdhA, whose amino-acid sequence is MAVGDSVPRIEAAAKVTGRARFAGDFTLPGMRIAKYLRSSIAHGRVTSIDVSKAKVLPGVDGVFTFADVPKIDFATAGHAYSLDPRARDVEDRMLLTDHIRYHGDEIAIVVAANDLIARQALELIEVEYQELPPILTAEQAYQIDAEDLHPGKGTTSVNECGAHEYVLGNVEQSLADADHLLNGRYTTQMVQHCHMETHVGYAYMDDLDYIVVVSSTQIPHICRRIVAQSLDMPLHQIRVIKPAIGGGFGNKQDVVLEPMLAFLTKKLGGLPVRIEMTREENMVATRVRHPFDVKIKAGVNNDGTLKGLSLDVLSNTGAYASHGHSICKAAGSKLAPLYPRTALRYNAKTFYSTLPAGGAMRGYGSPQIIFAVDNMMEQAAAKIGMDPVDFRIKNAAVAGDINPLSGKAIDSCGLIECLQKGRDILNWDQRRKELQQQTGRVRRGVGVACFAYGSGTYPAGVEIAGARMVLNQDGSANLHVGAVEIGQGSDTVFAQMAAERLGISVDMIRVVSTQDTDSTPFDPGAFASRQTYVASPAVAGAAEKLRKKILDHAALMLEKKAETLDIHQKDIIERTSGEKLLSLQDLSLDAYYHKERGGQITAEMSTKMTANAYAYGATFTEIEVDLDMCRIEIKKIWNIHDAGKIINPLLARGQVEGGVGMGIAGALAEEMLINAKNGKILNGNLLDYKMPTCLDLPDIDCDFVETDESTAPFGNKSLGEPPLLSVAPAIRNALLHATSVQVDSLPMSPKALFIHFRDAGLLG